From one Acidobacteriota bacterium genomic stretch:
- the tsaE gene encoding tRNA (adenosine(37)-N6)-threonylcarbamoyltransferase complex ATPase subunit type 1 TsaE — MRTLDLDSDTDTQALGARLAAELRAGDVVALHGDLGAGKTTLVRGLIRALLGAEEEVPSPTYTLVQMYEAPGLMVWHFDLYRLETLDDLMELGWDETAGGAALVEWPERAGGHLPRTRLDVHLEFSGEGRRARLEPRGEGWQERLDELLA, encoded by the coding sequence ATGCGCACACTTGACCTCGATTCCGACACCGACACGCAGGCGCTGGGGGCGCGCCTCGCAGCGGAGCTGCGCGCGGGGGATGTGGTGGCGCTGCATGGCGATCTGGGCGCGGGCAAGACGACACTGGTGCGCGGTCTGATCCGGGCCTTGCTGGGCGCCGAAGAGGAGGTGCCAAGCCCCACCTATACGCTGGTGCAGATGTATGAAGCGCCGGGCCTAATGGTCTGGCATTTCGACCTCTACCGGCTGGAGACGCTTGACGACCTGATGGAACTCGGCTGGGACGAGACGGCTGGCGGCGCGGCGCTGGTGGAATGGCCCGAGCGGGCCGGTGGGCACCTCCCGCGCACACGGCTGGACGTCCATCTCGAATTCTCTGGGGAAGGGCGCCGCGCAAGACTGGAACCGCGCGGCGAAGGCTGGCAGGAACGGCTTGATGAACTCCTTGCCTGA
- a CDS encoding nucleotidyltransferase family protein, whose translation MSAAVPHTAMVLAAGLGTRMRPLTDATPKPLLKVRGKALIDRLLDPLAEAGVKRIIVNVHYLADQVEAHLGARSGMEVIVSDERGEVLETGGALAKARPLLGDNPIFVMNTDAFWAPESAAPFLELAEAFNPDTEDERLLVADTGRSLGFDGAGDFFLEPGDRLRRRGDAPAAPWAYAGVRIMKPQLYDGLAAERFSALKIWDALIPKGRLAGQKLDRFWLHVGDPGALADAEMWIACNGG comes from the coding sequence ATGAGCGCTGCGGTTCCCCATACGGCGATGGTGCTGGCTGCCGGCCTCGGCACGCGCATGCGTCCGCTGACGGATGCGACGCCGAAGCCCTTGTTGAAGGTGCGCGGCAAGGCATTGATCGACCGCTTGCTTGACCCGCTTGCGGAAGCCGGCGTGAAGCGGATCATCGTCAACGTGCATTACCTGGCCGACCAGGTGGAGGCGCATCTTGGCGCGCGGTCCGGCATGGAAGTTATCGTCTCGGACGAGCGGGGCGAAGTGCTGGAGACAGGCGGCGCGTTGGCGAAGGCGCGGCCCCTGCTGGGAGACAATCCCATCTTCGTGATGAACACGGATGCTTTCTGGGCACCGGAATCGGCGGCGCCTTTCCTGGAGCTGGCCGAGGCATTCAATCCGGATACGGAGGATGAGCGCCTGCTGGTGGCCGACACGGGCCGGTCGCTCGGCTTCGACGGCGCGGGCGATTTCTTCCTTGAGCCCGGCGACCGGCTGCGGCGCCGCGGCGATGCGCCGGCGGCGCCCTGGGCCTATGCCGGGGTGCGGATCATGAAGCCCCAGCTATATGACGGGCTGGCGGCCGAACGGTTCTCGGCGCTCAAGATCTGGGACGCTCTGATCCCGAAGGGCCGGCTTGCGGGGCAGAAACTCGACCGCTTCTGGCTACATGTGGGCGACCCGGGCGCGCTGGCCGATGCCGAGATGTGGATTGCCTGCAATGGCGGCTGA
- the addA gene encoding double-strand break repair helicase AddA, with translation MRDDRQAAALVEATRAQAQAADPGRSAFATANAGSGKTKVLIDRVARLLLRRPDGRPGAEPDSILCITYTRAAASEMLTRLFETLGKWAVMEDEPLRGALSRLEGERPDSYTQAQLKAARALFARALETPGGLRIETIHAFCARILRRFPLESGVVPGFVELDEEDAREIWQAAKRRAILAAARTHPEALALIARQAGRDGAASALDMLKAAATSVRALEAACGGNDEAIEALVRRVIRPPDASPAELLAAAMGDALPVKDIREAVSALRGGKKTDEKTADVLESVLASRDPAAAFAAYAGIFFTGAGEVRKANPYTKDVAEQSPLVAALFATKEAWGSETARIMALKDELKRAEAFARTDALLKVGRPALADYDAEKVRRGALDFDDLIERTRNLIASEGLSSWVLYKLDGGLSHVLLDEAQDTSPAQWELIRALTQEFTAGAGRERVQEPRTIFMVGDEKQSIYSFQGADPAQFLAETQALVARDAQVAQADMRMSFRSSPEILTFVDTVWNTAPMIDVPFAPDRPVTSDVVVHTARRWNEPGSVELWPVTPKDEAPDVDAWERPVDALRLTSPKVKLARAIAASVRQMISDGSAVWSGQGQKRAVVPGDILILVRERRGGLFEAIISALKSAGVPVAGADRLRLADYIGVQDCLNLMRFALLPSRDLVLAEILRGPFGGLVDDDRFLFPLAAGRRQGESLWSRVQASGDPDIAAVRVFLEGLISRAGQAPFEFLSAVLDRPGPDGLTGWAKLNARLGTPARDPVEALLARALAHDAAGPSSLQLFVASLESTPVEIKRDLAEAGGEVRVMTVHGAKGLQAPIVILPDTTTKPKLSNDAILKADEALIWSPRKDDDIEPAERARASAHAKSREEHRRLLYVALTRAQDRLLIAGYWSGRDGETATGFHEESWYALCRNAMEQLPAVVGDDGVARFGEQPGAAPAMAAGAAEAAPLPGWALDPPEPDVAARILTAPTSLLGPRTRVVAPFDPKREARLKRGRLIHSLLQYLPELPESARRAAGEAFLAREPELTKARRAEMLGAAMAILEDADLSELFQPGGRAEAPIIGTSPKLPDGMIINGRVDRLVVTPARVLVIDFKTDQPAPDDVRDVATGYITQMAAYAAVLESAYPDREIVAVLCWTDGPRMMRIPPGMLSEHLNNALRVV, from the coding sequence ATGAGGGATGACAGGCAAGCCGCCGCGCTCGTCGAGGCAACGCGGGCGCAGGCGCAGGCCGCGGATCCCGGCCGGTCAGCCTTCGCCACGGCGAATGCCGGGAGCGGCAAGACCAAGGTGCTGATCGACCGGGTCGCGCGGTTGTTGCTGCGCCGCCCGGATGGCCGGCCAGGCGCCGAGCCGGACTCCATCCTGTGCATCACCTATACGCGCGCCGCCGCGAGCGAGATGCTGACGCGGTTGTTCGAGACGCTTGGCAAGTGGGCGGTGATGGAAGACGAACCGCTGAGGGGCGCGCTGTCGCGGCTGGAGGGCGAGCGACCTGACAGCTATACGCAGGCGCAGCTGAAGGCAGCCCGGGCGCTGTTTGCGCGCGCACTCGAGACGCCAGGCGGCCTTCGCATCGAGACGATCCACGCCTTCTGTGCACGGATATTGCGCCGCTTCCCGCTGGAATCCGGTGTGGTGCCGGGCTTCGTGGAACTGGACGAGGAAGATGCCCGCGAGATCTGGCAAGCCGCCAAGCGGCGCGCGATCCTTGCCGCGGCCCGGACACATCCCGAAGCCCTGGCGCTGATTGCCCGGCAGGCCGGGCGAGACGGCGCGGCCAGCGCGCTGGACATGCTGAAGGCAGCAGCGACGTCGGTCAGGGCTTTGGAGGCGGCGTGCGGCGGAAATGACGAGGCGATCGAAGCGCTGGTACGCCGTGTGATCCGGCCGCCCGATGCGTCACCGGCTGAGTTGCTGGCGGCGGCGATGGGGGATGCGCTTCCGGTCAAGGATATTCGCGAAGCAGTTTCGGCGCTGCGAGGCGGCAAGAAAACCGACGAGAAGACGGCGGATGTGCTTGAAAGCGTGCTGGCCAGCCGCGATCCCGCTGCGGCCTTTGCGGCCTATGCCGGCATCTTTTTCACAGGTGCAGGCGAGGTGAGAAAGGCTAATCCTTATACGAAGGATGTCGCCGAACAGTCGCCGCTTGTGGCGGCCTTGTTCGCGACGAAAGAGGCCTGGGGGAGCGAGACGGCGCGGATAATGGCGCTGAAGGATGAGCTGAAGCGCGCCGAGGCGTTTGCCCGCACGGACGCGCTGTTGAAAGTCGGACGCCCGGCGCTGGCTGACTATGACGCCGAAAAGGTGCGGCGCGGCGCGCTGGACTTTGACGACCTGATCGAACGGACCCGAAACCTGATCGCGTCGGAGGGCCTGTCGAGCTGGGTGCTCTACAAGCTGGATGGGGGGCTCAGCCATGTGTTGCTTGATGAGGCGCAGGATACGAGCCCTGCACAGTGGGAACTGATCCGTGCGCTGACGCAGGAGTTCACAGCCGGTGCGGGCCGGGAGCGCGTGCAGGAGCCGCGCACGATCTTCATGGTCGGCGACGAGAAACAATCGATCTATTCCTTTCAGGGCGCTGATCCGGCGCAATTCCTGGCCGAGACACAGGCGCTGGTGGCGCGCGATGCGCAGGTTGCGCAGGCCGACATGCGCATGTCGTTCCGCTCGAGCCCCGAGATCCTGACATTCGTGGATACGGTCTGGAATACGGCGCCGATGATCGACGTGCCCTTCGCGCCTGACCGGCCGGTGACGTCGGACGTGGTGGTTCACACGGCCAGGCGCTGGAATGAGCCGGGCTCTGTCGAGCTTTGGCCGGTGACGCCGAAAGATGAGGCGCCGGACGTCGATGCCTGGGAGCGACCGGTCGATGCGCTGCGCCTGACATCGCCCAAAGTGAAGCTGGCGAGGGCGATTGCGGCGTCTGTTCGGCAGATGATTTCGGATGGCAGTGCGGTCTGGTCCGGGCAAGGGCAGAAGCGCGCTGTTGTGCCGGGTGACATCCTGATCCTCGTGCGCGAACGCCGGGGCGGGTTGTTCGAGGCGATCATCAGTGCGCTGAAGAGCGCCGGTGTGCCGGTGGCTGGCGCCGACCGGCTGCGGCTGGCGGATTATATCGGCGTGCAGGACTGCCTCAACCTGATGCGGTTTGCGCTGTTGCCTTCGCGCGACCTTGTGCTGGCGGAAATCCTGCGCGGGCCATTCGGAGGGCTCGTGGATGACGACCGCTTCCTGTTCCCGTTGGCTGCGGGGCGCAGGCAAGGTGAAAGCCTCTGGTCGCGGGTGCAGGCGAGCGGCGATCCGGACATCGCGGCGGTGCGCGTTTTCCTCGAGGGCCTGATTTCCCGCGCGGGGCAGGCGCCGTTCGAGTTCCTCTCCGCTGTGCTCGATCGGCCTGGACCGGACGGGCTGACGGGGTGGGCGAAGCTGAATGCGCGGCTGGGTACGCCGGCGCGCGATCCGGTGGAAGCGCTGCTGGCGCGGGCACTGGCGCATGATGCCGCCGGGCCGTCATCTCTGCAGCTGTTCGTCGCTTCTCTCGAATCCACGCCCGTGGAGATCAAGCGCGATCTCGCGGAAGCCGGCGGCGAAGTGCGCGTGATGACCGTACACGGAGCGAAGGGCTTGCAGGCGCCGATCGTGATCCTGCCGGATACGACAACGAAGCCGAAGCTCAGCAATGACGCGATCCTGAAGGCGGACGAGGCCTTGATCTGGTCTCCGCGCAAGGACGATGACATCGAGCCGGCGGAGCGGGCGCGGGCCAGTGCGCATGCCAAGTCGCGCGAGGAGCATCGCCGGTTGCTATATGTGGCGCTGACGCGTGCGCAGGACCGGTTGCTGATTGCGGGGTACTGGTCGGGCCGCGACGGCGAGACGGCGACGGGGTTCCATGAGGAGTCGTGGTATGCGCTGTGCCGCAATGCGATGGAGCAGTTGCCTGCGGTTGTCGGCGATGATGGCGTGGCGCGTTTCGGTGAGCAGCCAGGCGCGGCGCCTGCGATGGCCGCGGGCGCTGCAGAGGCTGCGCCGCTGCCGGGCTGGGCGTTGGATCCGCCAGAGCCGGACGTGGCCGCGCGCATCCTTACCGCGCCGACGAGCCTGCTGGGCCCTCGGACCCGCGTGGTGGCGCCGTTCGATCCGAAGCGCGAGGCGCGGCTCAAGCGCGGGCGTTTGATCCACAGCCTGCTGCAATACCTGCCGGAGTTGCCCGAGAGCGCCCGGCGGGCGGCCGGGGAGGCATTCCTGGCGCGCGAGCCCGAGCTTACGAAGGCCAGGCGGGCCGAAATGCTGGGCGCGGCCATGGCGATTCTCGAGGACGCCGACCTGTCGGAACTGTTCCAGCCGGGCGGGCGGGCGGAGGCGCCGATCATCGGTACGTCGCCGAAGCTGCCGGACGGCATGATCATCAATGGTCGCGTCGACCGCCTTGTGGTCACGCCGGCTCGGGTGCTGGTGATCGACTTCAAGACCGACCAGCCAGCGCCGGACGATGTTCGGGACGTGGCCACCGGCTATATCACCCAGATGGCGGCTTATGCGGCGGTGCTGGAATCCGCCTATCCGGACCGGGAAATCGTGGCTGTGCTGTGCTGGACGGACGGACCGCGCATGATGAGGATTCCGCCTGGGATGCTGTCAGAGCACCTAAACAATGCCTTGAGGGTGGTTTGA
- the addB gene encoding double-strand break repair protein AddB, with the protein MAADVRPFAAGAPKVWTIPPGTDFLGSLARELVEAFDLVSKPDALADAIIYLPNRRSARALTLALFDAMGGKGTLLPPDIRTLGDVESDEPPPVAEAALAALPPPLSQAQRLGVLAQLVSRFYSGEYGQVLPPASALSAARELSRLLEQASLGEAPDPWDALGSLVDKADLAAHWDNSVRFLSIIAEMWPAWLAENNAGDPFEQRRRAAEALTRAWAKAPPQAPVIIAGSTGATPSGRALMRAALAVPRGLVVFPGLDTELSAEALEAVSVSASHPQYALVRTLKALGLTLDAVQEWPVVDSAQAPSRRRLIHEALAPADDTADWRETLETLARAGNTRPSEFARSALEGLSVVELPNEAAEAEAAALLLRGVLQVQGQTGALVTPDAGLARRVGALLERWGISVPPSAGQPLGRTPAGSLISMCARWAVDPGDPVTLSAVLKHPFSKDRARGDLIDQHFLRGARRWGSLDELARTIETRIDEERYPAFTKEEAAEAVQFIRELQVLLSSAGADFSQLAAVDVAEGAQRIAALAGAISETPLPWAGEDGAGASRLLERVREMGTYLGETSPRELAELVEAECASLTVSLGEPEHPRLSIWGPLEARLQSTDLIVLAGLNEDVWPEKTLPDGFLPRRFRGALDMPDPDERLGLSAHDFAQLACAPRVVMLYAKRRDDAPAVASRWVWRLRTLVQGSLFEAAGEVLKGEARDLPGWVSQLQHEGIGTQAAGFSAEPRPTQRPPNWPKRMSVTRIDRLQRDPYSIWAEDILGLKVLDPMNGPMQPNLKGTAVHRAIELLEADGEEKSAARLSALLRQELSKAGDDEAAWLGRQAIWEDVSAWFLEWRAGRDVSGGMALEVSGELPYEIAGEPFVLSAQADRIEIGASGEIIIVDFKTGSAPSDKAIGTGFDQQMPLQALIARKGGFKKVRPAPVAHLEYVEFRGKPASRRIGPGKDDELTPEVLSASAEEGMQRLIAAYRAEGAVFSSAPRVQFVKYDYGYNLLARRAEWTSDTSDGEGGDEG; encoded by the coding sequence ATGGCGGCTGATGTCCGGCCATTCGCGGCGGGCGCCCCCAAGGTCTGGACGATCCCTCCCGGCACGGACTTTCTTGGATCGCTCGCCCGGGAACTGGTCGAAGCTTTTGATCTGGTCAGCAAGCCCGACGCGTTGGCGGATGCGATCATCTACCTTCCCAACCGCCGCTCGGCGCGTGCCCTGACGCTCGCCCTGTTTGACGCGATGGGCGGCAAGGGCACCTTGCTGCCGCCGGACATCCGCACGCTGGGTGACGTGGAGTCCGATGAGCCGCCCCCCGTGGCCGAAGCGGCGCTTGCTGCGTTGCCGCCCCCGCTGTCGCAGGCGCAGCGCCTCGGCGTGCTGGCGCAATTGGTCTCCAGATTCTATTCCGGAGAATATGGCCAGGTTTTGCCGCCGGCTTCGGCCCTGTCTGCCGCACGTGAACTGTCGCGCCTGCTCGAACAGGCAAGCCTCGGCGAGGCACCGGACCCGTGGGACGCGCTCGGGTCGCTTGTCGACAAGGCGGACCTTGCCGCGCACTGGGACAATTCCGTGCGTTTCCTGTCGATCATCGCCGAGATGTGGCCGGCCTGGCTGGCGGAGAACAATGCGGGCGATCCGTTCGAGCAGCGCCGGCGGGCGGCCGAGGCGCTGACGCGGGCCTGGGCCAAGGCGCCGCCCCAGGCGCCGGTGATCATTGCCGGCTCGACCGGCGCCACGCCTTCCGGGCGCGCCCTGATGCGTGCCGCGCTGGCCGTGCCGCGCGGGCTGGTCGTGTTTCCGGGGCTGGACACCGAACTGTCGGCGGAGGCACTGGAAGCTGTGTCAGTGTCGGCGAGCCATCCGCAGTATGCGCTGGTCCGTACACTGAAGGCGCTCGGCCTGACGCTCGATGCCGTGCAGGAATGGCCGGTCGTTGACAGCGCGCAGGCGCCGTCGCGCCGCCGGTTGATCCATGAAGCGCTGGCGCCGGCCGACGATACGGCGGACTGGCGTGAGACGCTTGAAACGCTTGCGCGGGCCGGAAACACGCGGCCGTCGGAGTTTGCCCGCTCGGCTCTTGAAGGCCTGTCGGTGGTGGAACTGCCGAATGAAGCGGCAGAAGCGGAGGCGGCCGCCCTGCTGCTTCGCGGCGTGCTCCAGGTGCAGGGTCAGACGGGCGCGCTGGTGACGCCGGATGCGGGCCTCGCCCGCCGGGTGGGCGCGCTGCTGGAACGCTGGGGAATATCCGTGCCGCCCTCTGCGGGCCAACCCCTGGGCCGGACGCCGGCGGGCAGCCTGATCTCGATGTGCGCGCGCTGGGCGGTTGATCCGGGCGATCCGGTGACGCTGTCGGCGGTGTTGAAACATCCCTTCTCGAAGGATCGTGCGCGCGGCGACCTGATCGACCAGCATTTTCTGCGCGGGGCGAGGCGATGGGGCTCGCTGGATGAGCTTGCGCGGACCATCGAGACACGGATCGACGAGGAACGCTATCCGGCGTTCACGAAGGAAGAGGCAGCCGAGGCGGTGCAGTTCATCCGTGAACTGCAGGTGTTGCTGTCATCTGCCGGGGCGGACTTTTCCCAGCTCGCGGCCGTGGACGTGGCCGAAGGGGCGCAGAGGATTGCTGCGCTCGCCGGGGCGATCAGTGAAACGCCGCTGCCCTGGGCGGGCGAAGACGGCGCTGGCGCCTCGCGGCTGCTTGAGCGGGTCCGCGAGATGGGCACGTATCTGGGTGAAACATCGCCGCGCGAGCTGGCAGAGCTTGTCGAAGCCGAATGTGCCTCTCTGACTGTGAGCCTCGGCGAGCCGGAGCATCCGCGCCTCTCCATCTGGGGGCCGCTGGAGGCGCGCCTGCAATCGACAGACCTGATCGTGCTGGCGGGCCTGAACGAGGACGTCTGGCCGGAGAAGACGCTGCCGGACGGTTTCCTGCCGCGCCGGTTCCGGGGCGCACTGGATATGCCGGACCCGGACGAGCGGCTGGGCCTTTCGGCCCACGATTTCGCGCAGCTCGCCTGCGCGCCTCGCGTCGTGATGCTGTATGCAAAGCGGCGCGACGATGCACCTGCGGTGGCATCGCGCTGGGTGTGGCGCTTGCGGACATTGGTGCAAGGCTCGCTGTTCGAGGCGGCAGGCGAGGTGCTGAAAGGCGAGGCGCGCGACTTGCCGGGCTGGGTGAGCCAGCTGCAGCATGAGGGGATAGGAACCCAGGCGGCCGGCTTCAGCGCCGAACCGAGGCCGACGCAGCGTCCTCCGAACTGGCCGAAGCGGATGTCGGTCACACGCATCGACCGGCTGCAGCGCGATCCCTATTCGATCTGGGCTGAAGACATCCTTGGACTGAAGGTGCTGGACCCGATGAACGGTCCGATGCAGCCGAACCTCAAGGGCACGGCTGTGCACCGCGCGATCGAGTTGCTGGAGGCTGACGGCGAGGAGAAATCTGCGGCGAGACTATCGGCGCTGCTGCGGCAGGAACTGAGCAAGGCCGGCGACGATGAGGCAGCGTGGCTCGGCCGGCAGGCGATCTGGGAGGATGTGTCCGCCTGGTTCCTGGAATGGCGGGCGGGCCGGGATGTGTCCGGCGGCATGGCGCTCGAAGTCAGCGGCGAGCTGCCTTATGAAATCGCCGGCGAGCCGTTCGTATTGTCGGCGCAGGCGGACCGGATCGAGATCGGTGCGTCGGGCGAGATCATCATCGTGGACTTCAAGACCGGTAGCGCGCCGTCCGACAAGGCGATCGGCACAGGGTTCGACCAGCAGATGCCGCTGCAGGCGCTGATCGCGCGCAAGGGCGGCTTCAAGAAGGTGCGCCCCGCGCCGGTGGCGCATCTTGAGTATGTGGAGTTTCGCGGAAAGCCGGCATCGCGTCGGATTGGTCCGGGCAAGGATGATGAGCTTACGCCGGAGGTGCTGTCGGCGTCGGCCGAAGAGGGGATGCAACGGCTGATCGCGGCTTACCGTGCCGAGGGCGCGGTGTTCTCGTCGGCGCCGCGCGTGCAGTTCGTGAAATACGACTACGGTTACAATCTGCTCGCACGCCGGGCCGAATGGACGAGCGATACGTCCGACGGGGAGGGCGGCGATGAGGGATGA
- a CDS encoding ABC transporter ATP-binding protein, which yields MPTPQYAIQVRDLRKTYAATGKMPEKVALNGISLEIPTGTIFGLLGPNGAGKSTFINILAGLVKKTSGTAEIWGLDIDAHPRQSRAAIGVVNQEVVADPFFTPFEMLELMAGFYGVPKAERRTDEILTALGLIDKRDAYVRQLSGGMKRRLMVAKALVHNPPVLILDEPTAGVDVELRRLMWNYVRELHDRGTTIILTTHYLEEAEELCDTIAIVDHGMIKACEPTQKLLSRLDYKTLIITPREPITVIPPELAVYDSKLRDDGTLAITFKTAETGIGRLLEKARGAGISVADLSTKSPDLEDVFLSLTGDNAPAEPSLTPTG from the coding sequence ATGCCGACCCCCCAATACGCCATCCAGGTCCGCGATCTGCGGAAAACCTATGCCGCCACCGGCAAGATGCCCGAAAAAGTAGCCCTCAACGGCATTTCGCTCGAAATTCCCACCGGTACGATCTTCGGCCTGCTGGGCCCGAACGGGGCCGGCAAGTCGACCTTCATCAACATCCTCGCGGGCCTGGTGAAGAAAACCTCCGGCACAGCCGAAATCTGGGGCCTGGACATCGACGCTCACCCCCGGCAGAGCCGCGCGGCCATCGGCGTGGTGAACCAGGAAGTCGTTGCAGACCCCTTCTTCACGCCGTTCGAGATGCTCGAGCTCATGGCCGGCTTCTACGGCGTACCCAAAGCCGAACGCCGGACGGACGAAATCCTCACGGCGCTGGGCCTCATCGACAAGAGAGACGCCTATGTCCGCCAGCTTTCCGGCGGCATGAAGCGCCGCCTGATGGTCGCCAAGGCACTCGTCCACAATCCGCCCGTCCTGATTCTCGACGAGCCGACGGCCGGCGTCGATGTCGAGCTGCGCCGCCTGATGTGGAACTATGTGCGCGAACTGCACGACCGGGGCACCACGATCATCCTGACCACGCACTATCTTGAAGAGGCCGAGGAGCTTTGCGACACCATCGCGATCGTCGACCACGGCATGATCAAAGCCTGCGAACCGACACAAAAACTCCTGTCGCGCCTCGACTACAAGACCCTGATCATCACGCCGCGCGAGCCCATCACGGTCATCCCGCCCGAACTGGCCGTGTACGATTCCAAGCTGCGCGATGACGGCACGCTGGCGATCACCTTCAAGACTGCCGAAACCGGAATCGGGCGCCTGTTGGAAAAAGCCCGCGGCGCCGGTATCAGCGTCGCGGACCTTTCGACCAAGTCGCCTGACCTGGAAGATGTCTTCCTTTCACTGACCGGCGACAACGCACCGGCCGAGCCGAGCCTCACACCGACTGGCTGA
- a CDS encoding zinc-finger domain-containing protein → MPPKRDVFTPPEISMVTSRKVSCNGGGGALGHPKVWYEMGDEDFVECKYCDRRFVLIGGAEDPSRHK, encoded by the coding sequence ATGCCCCCGAAGCGCGATGTCTTCACGCCGCCCGAAATCTCGATGGTCACGAGCCGCAAGGTGTCTTGCAACGGCGGCGGCGGCGCATTGGGGCACCCCAAGGTCTGGTATGAAATGGGCGATGAGGATTTCGTCGAGTGCAAGTATTGCGATCGCCGGTTCGTGCTCATCGGCGGCGCCGAAGATCCTTCGCGCCACAAG
- the trxA gene encoding thioredoxin, translated as MANMDVTDDEFDVLLGDSDVPVVVDFWAEWCGPCKQMAPHIEAVAAELDGKVKIVKLNVDDFPLVGAKYGVRGLPTMLLFKQGKVAATHNGAMNRQALANWISQSV; from the coding sequence ATGGCTAATATGGACGTAACCGACGACGAATTTGACGTGCTGCTGGGCGATTCCGACGTTCCGGTCGTGGTCGATTTCTGGGCTGAATGGTGCGGGCCCTGCAAGCAGATGGCCCCGCATATCGAAGCGGTTGCCGCTGAACTCGACGGCAAGGTGAAGATCGTCAAACTCAACGTAGACGATTTCCCGCTGGTCGGCGCCAAGTACGGCGTGCGCGGCCTGCCCACCATGTTGTTGTTCAAGCAGGGCAAGGTGGCCGCCACCCACAACGGCGCCATGAACCGTCAGGCGCTCGCCAACTGGATCAGCCAGTCGGTGTGA
- a CDS encoding phosphotransferase, producing MNSLPDLRVPAIDAFLEAAGDGWASARRQSLGQDASTRRYIRLFREDGATALLMDAPRVESDPCPPDADPATRTRMGWNAMTRLAASRVEAFVLIAAHLRSLGLKAPRVFHFDAGEGFALIEDFGDGREFARLIEKGEAETPLYKAAAERLATLHKAPIPHVLSLDGAQWPILEFDAVALAANADLYADWLPAEVGAGGLAGAQRARWEAERDALIQQALSFPRAFTLRDYHAENLLWLPQGDVGLLDFQDAVIGWDAWDLAMLTQDARRTVSADAAEAAITTFLDLTGQARAPFDERLAVIGGLNALRIAGVFSRLQHRDGKPRYGDFQPRQLQLLARNLSHPALAGMAAFVRETTPFVFEAKA from the coding sequence ATGAACTCCTTGCCTGATCTCCGGGTCCCAGCGATCGACGCCTTTCTCGAAGCTGCCGGCGACGGCTGGGCCAGCGCGCGCCGGCAATCGCTAGGTCAGGATGCGTCCACCCGCCGCTACATCCGCCTGTTCCGGGAAGACGGCGCCACCGCCCTGCTGATGGACGCGCCGCGCGTGGAAAGCGATCCGTGCCCGCCGGACGCCGACCCAGCCACGCGCACCCGGATGGGCTGGAACGCGATGACGCGCCTGGCGGCTTCACGCGTGGAAGCTTTTGTGCTGATCGCGGCGCATCTGCGCAGCCTCGGCCTGAAGGCGCCGCGGGTTTTCCACTTCGATGCCGGCGAAGGCTTCGCACTTATCGAGGACTTCGGCGACGGGCGCGAGTTTGCCCGACTGATCGAAAAGGGCGAGGCCGAAACACCGCTTTACAAGGCAGCCGCCGAAAGGCTGGCGACGCTCCACAAGGCGCCCATTCCTCACGTATTGTCTCTGGACGGCGCCCAATGGCCGATCCTTGAATTCGATGCGGTGGCGCTGGCTGCGAACGCCGATCTGTATGCGGACTGGCTGCCGGCGGAAGTGGGCGCTGGCGGGCTCGCGGGCGCGCAGCGGGCGCGCTGGGAAGCCGAACGCGACGCGCTGATCCAGCAGGCTCTTTCATTTCCGCGCGCCTTCACCCTGCGCGATTACCATGCCGAGAACCTGCTCTGGCTGCCGCAAGGCGATGTCGGCCTGCTGGATTTCCAGGACGCGGTGATCGGGTGGGATGCGTGGGACCTCGCCATGCTGACGCAGGATGCGCGGCGGACGGTTTCAGCCGACGCGGCGGAGGCGGCGATCACGACCTTCCTCGATCTCACCGGTCAGGCGCGCGCGCCATTTGACGAGCGCCTTGCGGTGATCGGCGGGCTGAACGCACTCCGCATCGCGGGCGTATTCTCGCGGCTCCAGCACCGCGACGGCAAACCCCGCTATGGCGACTTCCAGCCGCGCCAGCTGCAATTGCTGGCCCGCAACCTGTCACACCCGGCGCTGGCGGGCATGGCGGCGTTCGTGCGCGAGACGACCCCCTTCGTGTTCGAGGCAAAGGCATGA